One genomic region from Microbacterium sp. BK668 encodes:
- a CDS encoding DUF6541 family protein produces the protein MSAEWLPAVPPFLLAAGLLIVPGLAVRLVGWNVRAVGPYLFVPAVSVAIVAVASNLAPVLRMPWSLLPVGLVTLLAVVGAWALRRWVGAETVPRPGVTTVVAAAGGLLLAAVILCWQLTTAFVAPGNVSQTFDNIVHLNSIRLALDTANSSAFQIGATSDIGFYPNAWHSVVTLTAQLSGAAVPVAVNAANLAIGGILWPASCMALAVAFFGPRRTALLASAALSTAFGAFPVLLMSFGVLYPNATGYAVVPAGLAAIWLLLAARGAAQRTRAAVLLLVVCAAIGLGHPNAFLALFALGTCMTLAQLIVVALTERSRRVWIVNGSIALVLLAVGAALWKFARTDPLMAQWGPWTGTWQAIGEGLLVSPRSFTPTIVASVLVLAGLVAAAMRPKRLVFVVPFAVALFMFVLVSGTGYSFIRDAVTNPWYNDSFRLAALLPIAGIPVATLGAIAVVDAARAVTVRYRVPRAVVGGLAAVATVALFSVGFGPNAMTTVAWARSSYVLDGGSALLTADEMRLLERLDQSTPDDALILGNPWTGTSLALAIAGRDVVERHIFSARTPDELYLDEHLRDIGDDPAVCDAVRSVGADYVLDFGSQNVFNNPGSGTDRAGLNDLSPSGSLVLVDSEGERARLFRIEGC, from the coding sequence ATGAGCGCGGAATGGCTGCCTGCCGTGCCGCCGTTCCTCCTCGCCGCCGGCCTGCTGATCGTCCCCGGGCTGGCCGTGCGCCTCGTCGGATGGAACGTGCGGGCGGTCGGTCCGTATCTCTTCGTGCCGGCCGTGTCCGTCGCGATCGTCGCGGTAGCGTCGAACCTCGCCCCCGTGCTGCGGATGCCGTGGTCGCTGCTCCCGGTCGGTCTGGTCACGCTCCTGGCGGTCGTCGGGGCGTGGGCGCTGCGGCGATGGGTGGGAGCCGAGACGGTGCCGCGTCCCGGAGTGACGACCGTGGTCGCCGCAGCCGGCGGGCTCCTGCTCGCGGCGGTCATCCTGTGCTGGCAGCTGACCACGGCCTTCGTCGCTCCGGGCAACGTGTCGCAGACGTTCGACAACATCGTCCACCTCAATTCGATCCGCCTCGCGCTCGACACCGCGAACTCGTCCGCCTTCCAGATCGGCGCGACGTCCGACATCGGCTTCTACCCGAACGCCTGGCACAGCGTGGTGACGCTGACCGCGCAGCTGTCCGGCGCCGCCGTCCCCGTCGCCGTCAACGCCGCGAACCTGGCGATCGGCGGCATCCTGTGGCCCGCCTCGTGCATGGCCCTCGCCGTGGCCTTCTTCGGTCCTCGCAGGACCGCCCTGCTCGCCTCCGCCGCCCTCTCGACGGCGTTCGGCGCCTTCCCCGTGCTGCTGATGTCGTTCGGCGTCCTGTACCCGAACGCGACAGGGTATGCGGTCGTCCCCGCCGGTCTCGCCGCGATCTGGCTGCTGCTGGCCGCTCGAGGAGCGGCTCAGCGGACGCGCGCGGCCGTCCTCCTGCTCGTGGTGTGCGCCGCCATCGGCCTCGGACACCCGAACGCGTTCCTGGCGCTCTTCGCCCTCGGCACCTGCATGACGCTCGCTCAGCTGATCGTCGTGGCGCTCACGGAGAGATCGCGCCGCGTCTGGATCGTCAACGGCTCCATCGCGCTCGTCCTGCTCGCCGTGGGTGCGGCCCTCTGGAAATTCGCGCGCACCGACCCGCTCATGGCGCAGTGGGGGCCGTGGACCGGAACCTGGCAGGCGATCGGCGAAGGGCTCCTCGTCTCGCCCCGCTCGTTCACCCCGACGATCGTCGCCTCCGTCCTCGTCCTCGCCGGTCTCGTCGCCGCCGCGATGCGTCCGAAGCGCCTCGTCTTCGTCGTGCCCTTCGCCGTCGCGCTGTTCATGTTCGTCCTCGTGTCGGGAACGGGGTACAGCTTCATCCGGGACGCCGTTACGAACCCCTGGTACAACGACTCCTTCCGCCTTGCTGCGCTGCTTCCGATCGCGGGCATCCCGGTCGCCACGCTCGGGGCGATCGCGGTCGTCGACGCAGCGCGCGCCGTGACCGTGCGGTACCGCGTGCCGCGCGCGGTCGTCGGAGGGCTGGCCGCCGTCGCGACCGTCGCCCTCTTCTCGGTCGGGTTCGGACCCAACGCCATGACGACCGTCGCGTGGGCCCGCTCGTCATACGTCCTCGACGGCGGATCCGCTCTCCTCACGGCGGACGAGATGCGCCTCCTGGAGCGGCTGGACCAGTCCACCCCGGACGACGCCCTCATCCTCGGCAACCCGTGGACGGGGACCTCGCTCGCGCTCGCCATCGCGGGCCGCGACGTCGTCGAACGCCACATCTTCAGCGCCCGCACCCCGGACGAGCTCTACCTCGACGAGCACCTGCGCGACATCGGCGACGACCCCGCCGTCTGCGACGCGGTGCGCTCGGTCGGCGCTGACTACGTCCTCGACTTCGGATCGCAGAACGTGTTCAACAACCCCGGCTCGGGGACCGATCGCGCCGGCCTCAACGACCTCTCCCCGTCGGGCTCGCTCGTGCTCGTCGACTCCGAGGGCGAGCGCGCGCGGCTGTTCCGGATCGAGGGGTGCTGA
- a CDS encoding glycosyltransferase, translating to MPRHLAIAYDCLFPYTTGGGERLYRSYAAWMAERGCSVDYLTSVQWDQPGVPHEDDFRIVPVTGRLRLYDAHGVRRSAAALAFAWGLFRGLRARRRAYDAVLVSGLPVLNVFAARAALVGTGTEVVVDYLEVWGRAQWREYAGRITGTVAWLLQRAAVALTPIATCHSQLTARQLSAEGLRGRLLVSPGLLDGDSGVAASAGAAEPAYVLYAGRHIPDKRVETLPAAVARARATLPGLRLVVLGSGPSSSAVDAAIGDVDGAGWIDRPGFVTDERLLELMAGASALVNPSRREGYGLVVVEASAHGTPVVLVDDSGNAATELVEEGVNGFVAASDSPEDLAAAIVAAVSAGTALRRSTRAWYEEAVRTRTVERTVDGILAALDAAPSDSGEADDRRAPIHEGPK from the coding sequence ATGCCCCGGCACCTCGCCATCGCCTACGACTGCCTCTTCCCCTACACCACGGGTGGAGGCGAGCGTCTCTACCGCTCCTACGCCGCCTGGATGGCCGAGCGCGGGTGCTCCGTCGATTATTTGACGTCCGTGCAGTGGGATCAGCCGGGCGTTCCGCACGAGGACGACTTCCGGATCGTGCCGGTCACCGGGCGCCTCCGGCTCTACGACGCGCACGGGGTGCGACGATCCGCGGCGGCGCTCGCGTTCGCCTGGGGGCTCTTCCGCGGTCTCCGGGCACGTCGCCGCGCCTACGACGCGGTCCTGGTGAGCGGTCTTCCCGTGCTGAACGTCTTCGCGGCGCGCGCCGCTCTGGTCGGAACGGGCACCGAGGTCGTCGTGGACTACCTCGAGGTGTGGGGACGCGCGCAGTGGCGCGAATACGCCGGGCGCATCACCGGAACCGTCGCGTGGCTCCTCCAGCGCGCCGCGGTCGCGCTCACGCCCATCGCCACGTGCCACTCGCAGCTCACGGCGCGCCAGCTGTCGGCGGAGGGTCTGCGCGGCCGCCTGCTCGTCAGCCCGGGGCTCCTCGACGGCGACTCGGGTGTTGCCGCCAGCGCCGGCGCGGCCGAGCCTGCCTACGTGCTCTATGCGGGCCGACACATCCCCGACAAACGGGTGGAGACGCTCCCCGCTGCCGTCGCGCGTGCGCGGGCGACGCTGCCGGGTCTGCGGCTGGTCGTCCTGGGCAGCGGTCCGAGCTCCAGCGCCGTAGACGCGGCGATCGGCGACGTCGACGGCGCCGGCTGGATCGACCGGCCGGGGTTCGTCACGGACGAGCGACTCCTCGAGCTGATGGCCGGCGCATCCGCCCTCGTCAATCCGTCGCGGCGCGAAGGCTACGGGCTCGTGGTCGTCGAGGCATCCGCCCACGGCACCCCCGTCGTCCTCGTGGACGACTCCGGCAACGCCGCGACCGAACTCGTCGAAGAAGGCGTGAACGGCTTCGTCGCCGCATCCGACTCCCCCGAAGATCTCGCAGCGGCGATCGTCGCGGCCGTGTCGGCCGGGACGGCCCTGCGCCGGAGCACCCGAGCCTGGTACGAAGAAGCGGTGCGCACCCGTACCGTGGAGCGAACCGTCGACGGCATCCTCGCCGCGCTCGATGCGGCCCCCTCAGACTCCGGTGAGGCGGACGACCGCCGCGCCCCCATCCACGAAGGACCGAAGTGA
- a CDS encoding UDP-glucuronic acid decarboxylase family protein — protein MSKRILITGGAGFIGSHLSERLLAEGNEVICVDNFFTGAKANIEHLFSHPRFEVLRHDVTFPLYVEVDEIYNLACPASPVHYQHDPVQTTKTSVVGAINMLGLAKRLRIPILQASTSEVYGDPAIHPQTEDYWGNVNPIGPRSCYDEGKRAAETLFFDYRRQHDLAIKVIRIFNTYGPRMHPNDGRVVSNFIVQALRGEPITIYGDGSQTRSFCYVDDLVDGMVRLMATEHDVTGPINVGNPGEFTMLELAQAVLEITGSSSTVEHRPLPQDDPKQRQPNIDRARSELGWEPTVALAAGLERTVDYFRHVLAA, from the coding sequence GTGTCAAAACGCATCCTCATCACCGGCGGAGCCGGGTTCATCGGCTCGCATCTGTCGGAGAGGCTCCTCGCCGAGGGCAACGAGGTCATCTGCGTCGACAACTTCTTCACGGGCGCGAAGGCGAACATCGAGCACCTCTTCTCGCATCCGCGGTTCGAGGTGCTCCGCCACGACGTGACGTTCCCGCTCTACGTCGAGGTGGATGAGATCTACAACCTCGCCTGCCCGGCATCGCCGGTCCACTACCAGCACGACCCCGTCCAGACCACGAAGACGAGCGTCGTCGGTGCGATCAACATGCTCGGGCTCGCCAAGCGCCTGCGCATCCCGATCCTGCAGGCGTCGACATCCGAGGTGTACGGCGACCCGGCGATCCACCCGCAGACCGAGGACTACTGGGGCAACGTCAACCCGATCGGCCCGCGATCCTGCTACGACGAGGGCAAACGGGCCGCCGAGACGCTGTTCTTCGACTACCGGCGCCAGCACGACCTCGCCATCAAGGTCATCCGCATCTTCAACACCTACGGCCCGCGCATGCACCCGAACGACGGGCGCGTGGTCTCGAACTTCATCGTGCAGGCCCTTCGCGGCGAGCCGATCACGATCTACGGCGACGGCTCCCAGACCCGCTCCTTCTGCTACGTCGACGACCTCGTGGACGGCATGGTTCGCCTGATGGCGACGGAGCACGATGTGACCGGGCCGATCAATGTGGGCAATCCGGGCGAGTTCACCATGCTCGAGCTGGCTCAGGCGGTCCTGGAGATCACCGGGAGCTCGTCGACGGTCGAGCACCGGCCGCTCCCGCAGGACGACCCGAAGCAGCGTCAGCCCAACATCGACCGCGCCCGCAGCGAGCTCGGCTGGGAGCCCACCGTGGCACTGGCGGCCGGGCTCGAGCGGACCGTCGACTACTTCCGCCACGTGCTGGCCGCGTGA
- a CDS encoding glycosyltransferase family 1 protein, with the protein MTVAINGRYLVSSFGGARRFAIELTERLARLRDDVVLLVPHLPGDVELPDVRVQRVGRSGGPVWEQIELPLWLRRHGSPLLLNPATIAPFSYRHQISVVHDIAPAMRPQDFTRLFRLQWRLAVRLGMLRRGQRLVTISDASRREIAECFGVDPGRIDLVYAGADSFVASGSAVDTASSTASFLVFGRQGAAKNITAVIDAARSLPPSSAIEVHFVGKLDPALQPYARETGCPPERLAWLGPVSDDELAREYRTAMGFLWPSLHEGFGLPPVEAQSLGVPVIASDIPINREVLGDSALYFPATDPGALAARMTELEEDAALRASLSARGRENAARFTWDATAAGWNELIRRDGA; encoded by the coding sequence GTGACTGTCGCCATCAACGGGAGGTACCTGGTCAGCTCCTTCGGAGGCGCCCGGCGCTTCGCGATCGAGCTCACCGAGCGACTCGCCCGGCTGCGGGACGACGTCGTCCTCCTCGTACCGCACCTGCCCGGCGACGTCGAGCTGCCGGACGTCCGCGTGCAGCGGGTCGGCCGATCCGGGGGTCCGGTCTGGGAGCAGATCGAGCTGCCGCTGTGGCTTCGCAGGCACGGCAGCCCGCTGTTGCTGAACCCCGCCACGATCGCGCCGTTCTCGTACCGGCACCAGATCTCGGTCGTGCACGACATCGCGCCCGCGATGCGCCCTCAGGACTTCACGCGGCTCTTCCGCCTCCAGTGGCGGCTGGCCGTGCGGCTCGGGATGCTGCGCCGCGGCCAGCGGCTCGTCACGATCAGCGACGCCTCCCGGCGCGAGATCGCCGAGTGCTTCGGCGTCGACCCCGGCCGCATCGACCTCGTCTACGCCGGCGCCGACAGCTTCGTCGCGTCCGGATCGGCCGTGGACACCGCCTCTTCCACGGCCTCGTTCCTCGTGTTCGGCCGGCAGGGCGCCGCGAAGAACATCACGGCCGTCATCGACGCCGCGCGCTCGCTGCCGCCGTCCTCGGCGATCGAGGTGCACTTCGTCGGGAAGCTCGACCCTGCGCTGCAGCCGTACGCTCGGGAGACGGGATGCCCCCCCGAGCGTCTCGCCTGGCTCGGCCCCGTGAGCGACGACGAGCTCGCGCGTGAGTACCGCACCGCGATGGGCTTCCTCTGGCCGTCTCTCCACGAGGGCTTCGGCCTGCCGCCCGTCGAGGCGCAGAGCCTCGGCGTGCCCGTCATCGCCTCCGACATCCCGATCAACCGGGAGGTGCTCGGGGACTCGGCGCTCTACTTCCCGGCAACGGATCCGGGCGCGCTGGCTGCCCGGATGACCGAGCTCGAGGAGGATGCCGCGCTCCGCGCGTCGCTCAGCGCCCGCGGACGAGAGAACGCCGCGCGCTTCACGTGGGACGCCACGGCGGCCGGCTGGAACGAACTGATCCGCCGCGACGGCGCGTGA
- a CDS encoding ABC transporter ATP-binding protein: MSLLDDDRTKQDTPEVIAVNGVSKYFIIRKDNSLKERVVTLGRRGRAHQEEFQALHDVTLSIKAGTTIGLLGTNGSGKSTLLKIIGGIIDPTAGSVQRRGRLAALLELGAGFHPDLSGRDNVYLNAAILGLSKEETDAQFDSIVAFAEIGDFIDTQVKFYSSGMYVRLAFAVAVHTDPDVLLVDEVLAVGDEAFQRKCMDKIRQFQSEGRTIVLVSHSAAQVMEVCDEGVVLRNGEVAFIGSAAEATRVHREILEGKRKQAVAVQEELENQKEEVRRPSSEIVAVTLEDLRGHILEEALPGQDVRICVRVRHDRALPDWNTGISIDTPTGQQVLGTGTRRLGTSHGPVGAGETEISYVLRDLHFAGGQYFVNARIEDEEGQMVDVEWQALSFFVPMEHRQTGTVYADISVN; the protein is encoded by the coding sequence ATGAGCCTTCTCGACGACGACAGGACCAAGCAGGACACCCCCGAGGTGATCGCGGTCAACGGGGTCTCCAAGTACTTCATCATCCGCAAGGACAACTCCCTCAAGGAGCGCGTCGTCACCCTGGGGCGTCGCGGCCGCGCGCACCAGGAGGAGTTCCAGGCACTGCACGACGTCACGCTGTCGATCAAGGCGGGAACGACCATCGGCCTGCTCGGCACGAACGGCTCGGGCAAGAGCACCCTCCTGAAGATCATCGGCGGCATCATCGACCCGACGGCGGGGTCCGTGCAGCGTCGGGGCCGCCTCGCGGCGCTGCTCGAGCTCGGCGCGGGTTTCCACCCGGACCTCTCCGGCCGCGACAACGTCTATCTGAACGCCGCGATCCTCGGGCTGTCGAAGGAGGAGACGGACGCGCAGTTCGACAGCATCGTCGCCTTCGCCGAGATCGGCGACTTCATCGACACGCAGGTGAAGTTCTACTCCTCCGGCATGTACGTGCGACTCGCCTTCGCCGTCGCCGTGCACACCGACCCCGATGTGCTCCTCGTGGATGAGGTCCTGGCGGTCGGAGACGAGGCGTTCCAGCGCAAGTGCATGGACAAGATCCGTCAGTTCCAGAGCGAAGGCAGGACGATCGTCCTCGTCTCCCACTCCGCCGCGCAGGTGATGGAGGTGTGCGACGAGGGCGTCGTGCTCCGCAACGGCGAAGTCGCCTTCATCGGATCGGCCGCCGAGGCGACGCGGGTGCACCGCGAGATCCTGGAAGGCAAGCGCAAGCAGGCCGTGGCGGTCCAGGAGGAGCTGGAGAATCAGAAGGAGGAGGTCCGCCGACCCTCCTCCGAGATCGTCGCCGTCACCCTCGAGGATCTGCGCGGTCACATCCTCGAGGAGGCGCTGCCCGGACAGGACGTCCGGATCTGCGTCCGTGTGCGCCACGATCGCGCGCTCCCGGACTGGAACACCGGCATAAGCATCGACACCCCCACGGGGCAGCAGGTGCTCGGCACGGGCACGCGCCGCCTGGGCACCTCGCACGGGCCGGTCGGTGCCGGTGAGACCGAGATCTCCTACGTGCTGCGCGACCTGCACTTCGCGGGCGGTCAGTACTTCGTGAACGCTCGGATCGAGGACGAGGAGGGGCAGATGGTCGACGTCGAGTGGCAGGCTCTGTCGTTCTTCGTGCCGATGGAGCACCGCCAGACGGGGACCGTCTACGCGGACATCTCGGTGAACTGA
- a CDS encoding ABC transporter permease has translation MSDSAQARFERLSLEPLTATNGEKGLRGTWGSLRAVFSHRELLDLLIRRDIKARYKDSALGLLWTLINPIVQLCVYYLVMGQILGAARGIDDFAIYVFSGLTIFGLFSDTLSSSTASIVANSGLVKKVYVPREVFPLSSVGSALFTSSVQIVVLIVACFIIGAPPLHLDILYAIPSILLVLLYAGAFGILLSALNVYLRDVQYLTQIVIMLSLWAAPIVYGWTMVSDVIAQFNLPSWLLELYTNNPLTLAVLGFHRAFWTAGTPADYPPMLGVRMLIMFAIGLVVAWICQRIFSRLQGNFAQEL, from the coding sequence GTGAGTGATAGCGCACAGGCGCGATTCGAGCGTCTCTCGCTCGAGCCGTTGACAGCCACGAACGGCGAGAAGGGGCTGCGCGGAACGTGGGGATCGCTGCGCGCGGTCTTCTCCCATCGCGAGCTGCTCGACCTGCTCATCCGGCGCGACATCAAGGCGCGCTACAAGGACAGCGCCCTCGGGCTCCTGTGGACCCTCATCAACCCGATCGTCCAGCTGTGCGTCTACTACCTCGTGATGGGCCAGATCCTCGGGGCGGCCCGGGGAATCGACGACTTCGCGATCTACGTCTTCTCGGGACTGACCATCTTCGGCCTCTTCTCGGACACCCTCTCCTCGTCCACGGCGTCGATCGTCGCCAACTCCGGCCTCGTGAAGAAGGTCTACGTGCCGCGCGAGGTGTTCCCGCTCTCGAGCGTCGGCTCGGCGCTGTTCACATCGAGCGTGCAGATCGTCGTCCTGATCGTCGCGTGCTTCATCATCGGGGCGCCTCCGCTCCACCTCGACATCCTGTACGCGATCCCCTCGATCCTCCTCGTCCTGCTCTACGCCGGAGCGTTCGGGATCCTGCTCTCCGCGCTCAACGTGTACCTGCGCGACGTGCAGTACCTCACGCAGATCGTGATCATGCTCTCACTGTGGGCAGCGCCGATCGTCTACGGCTGGACGATGGTCAGCGACGTCATCGCCCAGTTCAACCTGCCGTCCTGGCTCCTCGAGCTGTACACCAACAATCCGCTCACGCTCGCCGTTCTCGGGTTCCACCGCGCGTTCTGGACCGCCGGCACGCCGGCGGACTATCCGCCGATGCTGGGAGTGCGGATGCTCATCATGTTCGCGATCGGACTGGTCGTGGCCTGGATCTGCCAGCGCATCTTCTCGCGCCTGCAGGGCAACTTCGCGCAGGAGCTGTGA
- a CDS encoding glycosyltransferase family A protein, translating into MNVGFVVTTLGRLEALEALLASLDGQLREGDHVVLVAQGRPDEVAALAADFRDRGLPVTATRSERGASKGRNTGVAALPPGDFVVNFPNDNTVFPAGVVSKLHDAVDHADFLAGGFTSWDERGPKTELPPAGTELDIWNVWAVIEMGILLRRSLFDEIGGFDEAIGPGAPSPWQVAEGTDLLLRALEKRPELARRFAWLPHDVYVEGISTAFGLTRQERRRKMRAYGRGTGHAMSVHRYPWWWRAAFTLAGLLYGVRNPRPITLGDGWPMFVGRLEGALGRTFGQRSMVSATR; encoded by the coding sequence GTGAACGTGGGATTCGTCGTGACGACGCTGGGCCGGCTGGAGGCGCTTGAAGCACTGCTGGCATCGCTGGACGGCCAGCTGCGGGAAGGCGACCACGTGGTGCTCGTCGCCCAGGGCCGTCCGGACGAGGTCGCGGCGCTCGCCGCGGATTTCCGCGACCGCGGCCTCCCGGTCACCGCGACCAGGTCGGAGCGCGGCGCTTCCAAGGGGCGGAACACCGGGGTCGCGGCACTCCCGCCCGGTGACTTCGTCGTCAACTTCCCCAACGACAACACCGTCTTCCCGGCCGGGGTGGTCTCCAAGCTGCACGACGCGGTTGATCACGCCGACTTCCTCGCGGGCGGCTTCACGTCGTGGGACGAGCGCGGCCCCAAGACGGAGCTGCCCCCCGCCGGGACGGAGCTCGACATCTGGAACGTGTGGGCCGTCATCGAGATGGGCATCCTTCTGCGGCGCTCGCTCTTCGACGAGATCGGCGGCTTCGACGAGGCCATCGGTCCGGGCGCGCCGAGCCCGTGGCAGGTCGCGGAGGGCACCGACCTCCTGCTGAGAGCCCTGGAGAAGCGTCCCGAGCTCGCGCGACGCTTCGCGTGGCTCCCGCACGACGTCTACGTGGAGGGGATCTCGACCGCGTTCGGGCTCACGCGCCAGGAGCGCCGACGCAAGATGCGCGCGTACGGCCGCGGCACCGGGCACGCGATGTCGGTGCACCGCTATCCCTGGTGGTGGCGCGCCGCCTTCACGCTGGCGGGCCTCCTCTACGGTGTCCGCAACCCCCGGCCCATCACGCTCGGCGACGGCTGGCCGATGTTCGTCGGGCGGCTCGAAGGGGCGCTCGGACGCACGTTCGGGCAGCGGTCCATGGTCTCGGCGACCCGCTGA
- the glf gene encoding UDP-galactopyranose mutase → MDLLVVGSGFFGLTIAERAAASGRRVTVIDRRPHIGGNAYSEDEPETGIEVHKYGAHLFHTSNPTVWEYVNRFTTFTNYVHRVFTNHKGVVFPLPINLGTINQFFAAAYSPDEARALVHEQAGEFDAKDAANLEEKGIALIGRPLYEAFIRDYTGKQWQTDPKELPAEVISRLPVRYNYDNRYFNDTWEGLPTDGYTAWLERMADHPNIEVRLDTDFFDESQPLNKKATVGRLPIVYTGPVDRYFDYTEGALSWRTIDLEQEVLPVGDFQGTSVMNYADADVPYTRIHEFRHFHPERADRYPTDKTVIMREFSRFAERGDEPYYPVNTPQDREGLLAYRELAKGEKDVFFGGRLGTYQYLDMHMAIGSALSMWNNQLA, encoded by the coding sequence ATGGACCTCCTCGTCGTCGGTTCCGGCTTCTTCGGCCTCACCATCGCGGAGCGCGCGGCAGCATCCGGTCGCCGCGTCACCGTCATCGACCGCCGCCCGCACATCGGCGGCAACGCCTACAGCGAGGACGAGCCCGAGACGGGCATCGAGGTCCACAAGTACGGAGCGCACCTCTTCCACACGTCGAACCCGACGGTCTGGGAGTACGTCAACCGCTTCACGACCTTCACGAACTACGTCCACCGGGTCTTCACGAATCACAAGGGAGTGGTGTTCCCGCTCCCGATCAACCTCGGGACGATCAACCAGTTCTTCGCAGCCGCCTACTCGCCGGACGAGGCCCGCGCGCTCGTGCACGAGCAGGCCGGCGAGTTCGATGCGAAGGATGCCGCGAATCTCGAGGAGAAGGGGATCGCCCTCATCGGCCGTCCCCTCTACGAGGCGTTCATCCGCGACTACACCGGCAAGCAGTGGCAGACAGACCCGAAGGAGCTGCCGGCCGAGGTGATCAGCCGCCTGCCCGTCCGCTACAACTACGACAACCGCTACTTCAACGACACGTGGGAGGGCCTGCCGACGGACGGCTACACCGCGTGGCTCGAGCGGATGGCCGATCACCCGAACATCGAGGTGCGGCTGGACACCGACTTCTTCGACGAGTCGCAGCCCCTGAACAAGAAGGCGACCGTCGGCCGGCTCCCGATCGTCTACACCGGGCCCGTCGACCGCTACTTCGACTACACCGAGGGCGCACTGTCGTGGCGCACGATCGATCTCGAGCAGGAGGTGCTCCCGGTGGGCGACTTCCAGGGGACCTCCGTCATGAACTATGCGGACGCCGATGTGCCCTACACGCGCATCCACGAGTTCCGCCACTTCCACCCCGAGCGCGCCGACCGCTATCCGACGGACAAGACCGTGATCATGCGGGAGTTCTCCCGCTTCGCCGAGCGCGGCGACGAGCCGTACTACCCGGTCAACACGCCGCAGGATCGCGAGGGGCTCCTCGCGTACCGCGAGCTGGCCAAGGGCGAGAAGGACGTGTTCTTCGGCGGACGGCTCGGCACCTACCAGTACCTCGACATGCACATGGCGATCGGGTCGGCGCTGTCGATGTGGAACAACCAGCTCGCCTGA
- a CDS encoding glycosyltransferase domain-containing protein → MTTCVYTAVFGGYDGLLDQPVASESASDFVCFTDDPGLTSDSWEVRIVDAAFPADSVRSARLVKILGHDSLAGCDTTLWIDASVVLRQTPEAIVSDWLTGGAEMALAAHSYRAQLVDEFDEVIRLNYDDRARVYEQLTDYALSHPDVLSEKPLWTGMLARRNTPAVRAAMRDWANHVLRYSRRDQLSVLTALTSGELAYRVLDLDNFDAPTHRWPVIPERRVAMGKAAPLPAGPFVADLRRSHVRIAELERELAETSSRAGRIDELLAERDRLVGEVEDAIRQRDAAIGERDAAIGERDAVDATLRAQSGVRGAARHLGGSVRAALLRGVKR, encoded by the coding sequence GTGACGACCTGTGTGTACACGGCCGTGTTCGGTGGCTACGACGGTCTGCTCGATCAGCCGGTCGCGTCCGAGAGCGCGTCCGACTTCGTCTGCTTCACCGACGACCCCGGGTTGACGAGCGACTCCTGGGAAGTGCGGATCGTGGATGCCGCGTTCCCGGCGGACTCCGTCCGCAGCGCGAGACTGGTCAAGATCCTCGGGCACGACTCGCTCGCCGGCTGCGACACGACGCTGTGGATCGACGCCTCGGTGGTGCTGCGGCAGACCCCCGAAGCGATCGTGTCGGACTGGCTCACGGGCGGAGCCGAGATGGCACTCGCCGCGCACAGCTATCGCGCTCAGCTCGTGGACGAGTTCGACGAGGTCATCCGGCTCAACTACGACGATCGGGCGCGGGTCTACGAGCAGCTCACCGATTACGCCCTCAGCCACCCCGATGTGCTCTCCGAGAAGCCGCTGTGGACGGGCATGCTCGCGCGCCGGAACACTCCCGCGGTACGAGCCGCGATGCGCGACTGGGCCAACCACGTGCTGCGCTACTCCCGGCGCGATCAGCTCTCCGTGCTGACAGCGCTCACATCCGGCGAACTCGCGTACCGAGTGCTCGACCTCGACAACTTCGACGCCCCTACGCACCGCTGGCCCGTGATCCCGGAGCGACGGGTCGCGATGGGGAAGGCGGCGCCGCTGCCGGCCGGTCCGTTCGTCGCCGATCTCCGACGGTCGCACGTGCGGATCGCGGAGCTGGAGCGGGAACTCGCCGAGACGTCATCACGCGCAGGGCGGATCGACGAGCTCCTCGCGGAGCGCGATCGTCTCGTCGGCGAAGTGGAGGATGCCATCCGCCAGCGCGACGCCGCCATCGGGGAGCGGGACGCCGCCATCGGCGAGCGGGACGCCGTCGACGCGACTCTCCGGGCGCAGAGCGGCGTGAGAGGCGCCGCACGTCACCTCGGAGGAAGCGTCCGCGCCGCGCTCCTGCGGGGGGTGAAGCGCTGA